A window from Synechococcus sp. RSCCF101 encodes these proteins:
- a CDS encoding NAD(P)H-hydrate dehydratase produces the protein MLALCLARMERDATAGPRDRGGSPAAWPERDAAHLLVSGRQMQELEAQLFETGLPVAALMEKAALAMVRTLLALGREPAAGNGVDFGRGVLVLAGPGHNGGDGLVVARELAQAGIATRIWAPFQRRKPLCEDHWRHASWLGLPQLKQPPDPADPALWVDALFGVGQQRPLPEALQELFARRHRCRPGRVVALDVPSGLCSDRGTPLGDSACRAALTLTIGLCKRGLIQDPALAWVGRLERIDLGLPARLLASLPADTPLALSGEDIGAGPGPHPPAAASKYERGRLMVIAGSERYRGAAALALRGALASGCGSLRACLPRALCESLWLGMPEVVPEIALSGAADGSLQLEPLLPLLDDAGAWAGRLDALLIGPGIGPAPAAGAAASEGIWQALRRWPQLLVLDADGLNRLAARGEAAAWLSGRHGPTWLTPHPAEFGRLFPELRGAEPLEAAATAAGSSGAAILLKGARSVVAAPDGRRWQLRHASGAVARAGLGDVLAGFSAGIGAQMETADAAHLAWAALSHAEAGRHCAAAAGETTASAVAGALARQTRPKH, from the coding sequence ATGCTGGCCCTCTGCCTGGCTCGGATGGAGCGCGACGCGACTGCCGGCCCGCGAGACCGGGGCGGGTCGCCGGCGGCCTGGCCGGAGCGGGATGCCGCCCACCTGCTCGTCAGCGGCAGGCAGATGCAGGAGCTGGAGGCGCAGCTGTTCGAGACGGGCCTGCCGGTGGCCGCCCTGATGGAGAAGGCGGCCCTGGCCATGGTTCGCACCCTTCTCGCCCTCGGGCGTGAACCGGCGGCCGGCAATGGCGTGGATTTCGGCCGGGGGGTGCTGGTGCTGGCCGGACCGGGCCACAACGGCGGGGACGGCCTGGTGGTGGCACGGGAGCTGGCGCAGGCGGGAATCGCAACGCGGATCTGGGCCCCCTTCCAACGGCGCAAACCCCTCTGCGAGGACCACTGGCGCCATGCCAGCTGGCTCGGCCTGCCGCAGCTGAAGCAGCCCCCCGATCCCGCCGATCCCGCCCTCTGGGTCGACGCCCTGTTCGGGGTGGGCCAGCAGCGCCCACTCCCCGAAGCCCTGCAGGAGCTGTTCGCGCGGCGGCACCGCTGCCGTCCGGGGCGCGTCGTGGCGCTGGATGTGCCCTCCGGGCTCTGCTCCGACAGGGGCACGCCCCTCGGCGATTCCGCCTGCCGCGCCGCGCTCACCCTGACCATCGGGCTCTGCAAGCGGGGCCTGATCCAGGATCCGGCGCTGGCCTGGGTGGGCCGGCTGGAGCGGATCGATCTCGGGCTGCCGGCCAGGCTGCTGGCCTCCCTGCCGGCCGACACGCCGCTGGCGCTGAGCGGCGAGGACATCGGCGCTGGGCCCGGGCCCCACCCGCCCGCCGCGGCCTCCAAATACGAGCGGGGCCGGCTGATGGTGATCGCCGGCAGCGAGCGCTACCGGGGAGCGGCCGCCCTCGCCCTGCGCGGAGCCCTGGCCAGCGGCTGCGGCAGCCTCAGAGCCTGCCTGCCCCGAGCTCTCTGCGAGAGCCTCTGGCTCGGGATGCCGGAGGTGGTGCCCGAGATCGCCCTCAGCGGTGCGGCGGATGGAAGTCTCCAGCTGGAGCCGCTTCTGCCCCTGCTGGATGACGCAGGGGCCTGGGCCGGGCGACTGGATGCCCTGCTGATCGGTCCTGGGATCGGCCCGGCTCCGGCCGCCGGCGCAGCCGCGAGCGAGGGCATCTGGCAGGCGCTGCGCCGCTGGCCGCAGCTGCTCGTGCTGGATGCCGATGGCCTCAACCGGCTGGCCGCCCGAGGCGAGGCAGCGGCCTGGCTGTCCGGCCGGCACGGCCCAACATGGCTGACTCCCCATCCGGCCGAATTCGGGCGGCTGTTTCCGGAGCTGAGGGGCGCCGAGCCCCTGGAGGCGGCGGCCACCGCCGCCGGGAGCAGCGGTGCCGCAATCCTGCTCAAGGGGGCCCGGAGCGTGGTGGCCGCCCCCGATGGGCGCCGCTGGCAGCTGCGCCACGCCTCCGGCGCCGTGGCCCGGGCGGGACTCGGAGACGTGCTGGCGGGCTTCAGCGCCGGCATCGGCGCGCAGATGGAGACCGCCGATGCCGCCCACCTGGCCTGGGCGGCCCTGAGCCATGCCGAAGCGGGACGCCACTGCGCCGCGGCAGCCGGTGAGACGACGGCCTCGGCCGTGGCCGGCGCACTGGCCCGTCAGACCCGGCCGAAACACTGA
- a CDS encoding apolipoprotein N-acyltransferase, with the protein MPIRAAIAGLLAGLALPPQGWPWLLWPCLAVLWRLCAAAPRPALAGALWGGTAVLVSHRWLLALHPLDWLGIPLPISLPLVVMLWLFCAALAALLVGAWAALAGRLTPITADRALLLACLWGLAEVVLARLPLFWLGLGSVVLPGDPALAGLASGIGAGGLATVQLMLGWGLHRCWPVRSGRPRLEPWTTAARRGLSLAAVVLALHGLGAWALVGATPPPAQTFRPEPDQASVALLAYQPAVPTREKFDPGQIRRMRRGLEAAQAAARAMGLAGVVAPEGMLSAGALRPEPWDGELLSGGFRRTATGLRSSLLRFEDGRARPGSALDKHRLVLLGEWVPLARWWSWTGLSAVGGVEPGAPSRLMRRPGADLGLAICYEISDGESLAAAVRRGAGWLLAIANLDPYPVMLQQQFLALARLRAIETRRPVLLAANTGPTASLGPDGAIEALLTGGRPGLLPVELQPRNDRTLYARWGSWPLLALLVASGLRVASRSISPPPSSRSPS; encoded by the coding sequence ATGCCGATCCGGGCTGCCATCGCCGGTCTGCTCGCCGGCCTGGCGCTGCCGCCGCAGGGGTGGCCCTGGCTGCTCTGGCCCTGCCTGGCCGTGCTCTGGCGGCTGTGCGCCGCGGCGCCCCGGCCCGCCCTGGCCGGCGCGCTCTGGGGAGGAACCGCGGTGCTGGTGAGCCACCGCTGGCTCCTGGCCCTGCACCCGCTCGACTGGCTGGGGATTCCCCTGCCCATCAGCCTGCCGCTGGTGGTGATGCTCTGGCTGTTCTGCGCGGCACTGGCCGCGCTGCTGGTGGGGGCCTGGGCCGCCCTGGCGGGGCGCCTCACTCCGATCACGGCGGACCGGGCCCTGCTGCTGGCCTGCCTCTGGGGTCTGGCGGAAGTGGTGCTGGCCCGGCTGCCCCTGTTCTGGCTCGGCCTGGGCTCCGTCGTCCTGCCCGGCGATCCGGCCCTGGCGGGGCTGGCGAGCGGGATCGGGGCGGGGGGTCTGGCCACCGTCCAGCTGATGCTGGGCTGGGGGCTGCATCGCTGCTGGCCGGTGCGGAGCGGCCGGCCAAGACTGGAACCGTGGACAACAGCGGCCCGGCGGGGCCTGAGTCTTGCGGCAGTCGTGCTCGCGCTTCACGGGCTGGGGGCTTGGGCACTGGTGGGCGCGACCCCGCCGCCGGCGCAGACGTTCAGGCCCGAGCCCGATCAGGCCTCCGTGGCCCTGCTGGCCTACCAGCCGGCGGTGCCGACACGGGAGAAGTTCGATCCCGGCCAGATCCGGCGGATGCGGCGCGGCCTGGAAGCGGCCCAGGCCGCGGCCCGGGCGATGGGTCTGGCCGGGGTGGTGGCGCCCGAGGGGATGCTGAGCGCGGGGGCCCTGCGGCCCGAACCCTGGGACGGCGAGCTGCTCAGCGGTGGATTCCGACGCACCGCCACCGGACTGCGGAGCAGCCTGCTGCGTTTTGAGGATGGTCGAGCGCGCCCGGGATCGGCGCTGGACAAACACCGCCTGGTGCTGCTCGGGGAATGGGTCCCCCTGGCCCGCTGGTGGAGCTGGACGGGCCTGTCCGCTGTGGGCGGTGTGGAGCCCGGCGCCCCCTCGCGGCTGATGAGGCGCCCCGGAGCCGATCTCGGCCTGGCCATCTGTTACGAGATCAGCGACGGCGAGAGCCTGGCCGCCGCTGTGCGCCGGGGGGCCGGCTGGCTGCTGGCGATCGCGAATCTCGATCCCTACCCGGTGATGCTGCAGCAGCAGTTCCTCGCCCTGGCGCGGCTGCGGGCGATCGAGACCCGGCGTCCCGTGCTGCTGGCGGCCAACACCGGCCCCACCGCCTCACTTGGGCCGGACGGAGCGATCGAGGCCCTGCTCACCGGCGGCCGTCCCGGCCTGCTGCCGGTGGAGCTGCAGCCCCGGAACGACAGAACGCTCTACGCGCGCTGGGGCTCGTGGCCGCTGCTGGCCCTGCTGGTGGCCTCGGGGCTGAGGGTGGCGTCCCGATCGATCAGTCCGCCTCCCAGCAGCAGATCACCCTCGTAG
- a CDS encoding phasin family protein: protein MEQANPLQQLLLRGLGTTTLVADRLREVTQAWVVSGRLDPVQASALVDDVMKALRGQDPELEQQAGRSLERNVDHFLQDLGLARQREVDELRGRIDRLERQAREQRREPRDAPAAGPESTAD from the coding sequence ATGGAGCAAGCCAATCCCCTTCAGCAACTTCTCCTGCGCGGGCTGGGCACCACCACCCTGGTGGCTGACCGGCTGCGGGAGGTGACCCAGGCCTGGGTCGTGAGCGGCCGTCTGGACCCTGTCCAGGCCTCCGCCCTGGTGGATGACGTGATGAAGGCCCTGCGCGGTCAGGACCCGGAACTCGAGCAGCAGGCGGGTCGGTCGCTTGAGCGCAATGTCGATCATTTCCTCCAGGACCTGGGCCTGGCCCGGCAGCGCGAGGTGGACGAGCTGCGGGGGAGGATCGACCGGCTGGAACGCCAGGCGCGCGAGCAGCGGCGGGAGCCACGCGATGCGCCAGCTGCCGGACCGGAGAGCACAGCCGACTGA
- the mnmA gene encoding tRNA 2-thiouridine(34) synthase MnmA, with protein MALTPATGTTPAFATTPAPAEVVEALRRWPGSHRVAVGLSGGVDSSLTAALLVEAGWQAEGVTLWLMQGKGACCSDGLVDAAAICDQLGMPHHVVDARERFQAQIVDTLIEGYGSGLTPLPCSRCNREVKVGPMLHWALEERQLPVVATGHYARVRPRLHPENGTDRHQLRRGLDRGKDQSYFLYDLPQEVLGRLVCPLGDLRKQQTREEARRHELRTAAKPESQDLCLVERHGSMRAFIDAHLPPRQGEITLADGTVLGQHDGIAHFTIGQRRGLGIAWHEPLHVVRLDAAMNRVVVAPRSQAARDACSVGAVNWVSIPPLDRPRELMVQVRYRSEPQPALLTPVPALELDRASGRPHRVAIRFREPQFSLTPGQAAVFYEGDLLLGGGLIDRDATLSPEATSRASSGHEPQRA; from the coding sequence ATGGCTCTGACGCCCGCCACCGGCACGACCCCGGCCTTCGCCACCACTCCGGCGCCCGCCGAGGTGGTCGAGGCGCTGCGCCGCTGGCCGGGCTCGCATCGGGTGGCGGTCGGTCTCTCCGGCGGAGTGGACAGCTCCCTCACGGCGGCGCTCCTGGTGGAGGCCGGCTGGCAGGCGGAGGGAGTGACGCTCTGGTTGATGCAGGGCAAGGGGGCCTGCTGCTCCGACGGCCTTGTGGATGCGGCCGCCATCTGCGACCAGCTGGGGATGCCGCACCACGTCGTCGATGCCCGCGAGCGCTTTCAGGCCCAGATCGTCGACACCCTGATCGAGGGCTACGGCTCCGGCCTCACCCCGCTCCCCTGCTCGCGCTGCAACCGGGAGGTGAAGGTGGGACCGATGCTGCACTGGGCTTTGGAGGAGCGGCAGCTGCCCGTCGTCGCCACGGGGCACTACGCCCGCGTCAGGCCGAGGCTCCATCCCGAGAACGGCACCGATCGTCATCAGCTGCGGCGCGGCCTCGATCGCGGCAAGGATCAGAGCTATTTCCTCTACGACCTGCCCCAGGAGGTCCTCGGCCGGCTGGTCTGCCCCCTGGGAGATCTGCGCAAACAGCAGACCCGTGAGGAGGCCCGGCGCCATGAGCTGCGCACGGCCGCCAAGCCGGAAAGCCAGGACCTCTGCCTGGTGGAACGGCACGGTTCGATGCGTGCCTTCATCGATGCCCACCTGCCGCCCCGGCAGGGGGAGATCACCCTGGCCGACGGCACGGTTCTGGGTCAGCACGACGGCATCGCCCACTTCACCATCGGGCAGCGGCGCGGGCTCGGCATCGCCTGGCATGAGCCGCTGCATGTGGTCCGCCTGGACGCGGCGATGAACCGGGTGGTGGTGGCGCCCCGCTCGCAGGCCGCCAGGGATGCCTGCTCGGTCGGTGCGGTCAACTGGGTCTCGATCCCGCCACTGGATCGGCCGCGCGAACTGATGGTGCAGGTGCGTTACCGCAGTGAGCCCCAGCCGGCACTGCTCACTCCGGTGCCCGCGCTCGAGCTGGATCGGGCCAGCGGTCGCCCCCATCGGGTGGCGATTCGCTTCCGGGAGCCCCAGTTCTCCCTCACCCCAGGCCAGGCGGCGGTGTTCTACGAGGGTGATCTGCTGCTGGGAGGCGGACTGATCGATCGGGACGCCACCCTCAGCCCCGAGGCCACCAGCAGGGCCAGCAGCGGCCACGAGCCCCAGCGCGCGTAG